One Streptomyces lincolnensis genomic region harbors:
- a CDS encoding ABC transporter permease — MTTQHQQVQTPTGTTPEAEPAREPRTGCPAVAGRSPARMAWNRIRRDKMTLVALAVTVLFMMIALLAPVLTALTGWGPITPDGKAIDPDTGNFPYGSLGGISLTHLLGVEPGTGYDLFARIVYGLRTSLLVGFASAVLSTVVGVLAGLAAGYSGGWVDSVLSRVMDVMLAFPQLLFIIALTPVIQNALQTNTHGGTDENLRLLVLVLNIAVFAWAYTARLVRGQVLSLREREFVDAARIMSAGRWHILLRQLLPNLWAPVLISFALAVPQNITTEAALSYLGVGVIPPNPDWGALLSDASQYFLQDPMYLFIPGVLLLILVLALNLLGDGVRDALDPRASRS, encoded by the coding sequence ATGACCACGCAGCATCAGCAGGTCCAGACCCCGACCGGCACCACGCCCGAGGCCGAACCGGCGCGGGAGCCCCGGACCGGCTGCCCCGCCGTCGCCGGGCGGTCGCCGGCCCGCATGGCCTGGAACCGCATCCGGCGGGACAAGATGACCCTGGTCGCGCTGGCGGTGACCGTCCTGTTCATGATGATCGCGCTGCTGGCCCCGGTGCTCACCGCGCTGACCGGCTGGGGGCCCATCACCCCGGACGGCAAGGCGATCGACCCCGACACCGGCAACTTCCCGTACGGCTCGCTCGGTGGCATCAGCCTCACCCATTTGCTGGGCGTCGAACCCGGCACGGGATACGACCTGTTCGCCCGGATCGTCTACGGCCTGCGCACCTCGCTCCTCGTCGGCTTCGCCTCGGCCGTGCTGTCGACCGTCGTCGGCGTCCTCGCGGGCCTCGCGGCGGGCTACTCCGGCGGCTGGGTCGACTCGGTGCTGTCACGGGTGATGGACGTGATGCTGGCCTTCCCGCAGCTGCTGTTCATCATCGCGCTCACCCCGGTCATCCAGAACGCGTTGCAGACCAACACCCACGGCGGCACCGACGAGAACCTGCGGCTGCTGGTCCTGGTCCTCAACATCGCGGTGTTCGCCTGGGCCTACACCGCCCGCCTGGTGCGCGGCCAGGTGCTGTCCCTGCGTGAGCGGGAGTTCGTCGACGCCGCGCGGATCATGAGCGCCGGCCGCTGGCACATCCTGCTGCGGCAGCTGCTGCCCAACCTGTGGGCGCCCGTCCTGATCTCCTTCGCGCTCGCCGTCCCGCAGAACATCACCACCGAGGCGGCCCTGTCGTACCTGGGCGTCGGTGTCATCCCGCCCAACCCGGACTGGGGCGCCCTGCTGTCGGACGCCTCCCAGTACTTCCTCCAGGACCCGATGTACCTCTTCATCCCCGGAGTCCTGCTCCTGATCCTCGTCCTGGCTCTCAACCTCCTCGGCGACGGCGTCCGGGACGCCCTCGACCCGCGCGCGAGCCGCAGTTGA
- a CDS encoding NUDIX hydrolase, whose amino-acid sequence MTVVWINGAFGAGKTTTARELIELIPNSTLFDPEIIGGALPYLLPPKHLAEVGDYQDLPIWRRLVIDTAAAMLAELGGTLVVPMTLLRQEYRDEIFGGLAARRIGVRHVLLAPAETILRERIANREVPPDLPDGDMRVRQWAYDHIEPYRTALASWLTADAHPIDNSALTPYRTAARIAEAVSAGTVPVCDIVQTPEPTAETLAAGVLLFDERDRVLLVDPTYKAGWEFPGGVVEPGEAPARAGVREVAEETGIHLDDMPRLLVVDWERPAPPGYGGMRLIFDGGRLHSAEAGRLLLPGPELREWRFVTEEEAADLLPPVRYERLRWALRARERGAVLYLEAGTPIG is encoded by the coding sequence GTGACCGTCGTCTGGATCAACGGTGCGTTCGGTGCGGGGAAGACCACCACCGCACGGGAACTGATCGAGCTGATCCCGAACAGCACGCTCTTCGACCCCGAGATCATCGGCGGAGCACTCCCGTACCTGCTCCCGCCCAAGCACCTCGCCGAGGTCGGCGACTACCAGGATCTGCCGATCTGGCGACGCCTCGTGATCGACACGGCGGCCGCGATGCTCGCCGAGCTGGGCGGGACCCTGGTGGTCCCGATGACCCTGCTGCGCCAGGAGTACCGCGACGAGATCTTCGGCGGCCTCGCCGCCCGCCGCATCGGCGTCCGGCACGTGCTCCTCGCCCCGGCGGAAACGATACTGCGGGAGCGAATAGCCAACCGGGAGGTCCCACCCGACCTCCCCGACGGCGACATGCGCGTCCGGCAGTGGGCCTACGACCACATCGAGCCCTACCGGACCGCCCTCGCCTCCTGGCTCACCGCCGACGCCCACCCGATCGACAACAGCGCCCTCACGCCGTACCGGACCGCCGCCCGTATCGCCGAGGCCGTCAGCGCGGGCACCGTCCCGGTGTGCGACATCGTGCAGACCCCCGAACCCACCGCCGAGACCCTTGCCGCCGGCGTCCTCCTCTTCGACGAGCGGGACCGGGTGCTGCTCGTCGACCCCACCTACAAGGCCGGCTGGGAGTTCCCCGGCGGTGTCGTCGAACCCGGCGAGGCCCCCGCCCGCGCCGGTGTCCGCGAGGTCGCCGAGGAGACCGGCATCCACCTCGACGACATGCCCCGCCTGCTCGTCGTCGACTGGGAACGGCCCGCGCCGCCCGGATACGGCGGGATGCGACTGATCTTCGACGGCGGAAGGCTCCACTCCGCCGAGGCGGGCCGGCTCCTGCTGCCCGGGCCCGAGCTGCGCGAATGGCGGTTCGTCACCGAGGAGGAGGCCGCCGACCTGCTGCCGCCCGTGCGCTACGAACGGCTGCGCTGGGCCCTCAGGGCCAGGGAACGGGGAGCCGTGCTCTATCTGGAGGCCGGCACCCCGATCGGCTGA
- a CDS encoding TIGR01777 family oxidoreductase, with translation MKIVIPGGTGQVGAILNRALTAAGHEVVVLTRRPRREREIAWDGRSLGPWAAELDGSDVVINLAGRSVSCRYTQANLKAMMDSRVRSTEVVGEAVASAARPPRIWLQMSTATVYTHRFDASNDEITGVVGGEEPGVPDYWAYSVEIARNWERAQERADTPHTRKVALRSAMVMSPDRDGVFDVLSRLARLGLGGPVAGGAQYVSWIHDRDFVRAVEFLIDHEELTGPVNLAAPTPVPQRAFMRALRSAWGVPVGLPATKWMAKIGALALRSDTELLLKSRRVVPRRLLDAGFVFDHAAWPEAAADLVRRARGRSGAHDRRLAPTGSGSLRRRA, from the coding sequence ATGAAGATCGTGATACCCGGCGGGACCGGGCAGGTGGGCGCGATCCTGAACCGCGCGCTGACCGCCGCGGGCCACGAGGTCGTCGTCCTGACCCGGAGGCCGCGGCGCGAGCGGGAGATCGCCTGGGACGGCCGGTCCCTGGGCCCGTGGGCGGCGGAGCTCGACGGCAGTGACGTGGTGATCAACCTGGCCGGACGCAGCGTCAGCTGCCGGTACACGCAGGCCAACCTCAAGGCCATGATGGATTCGCGGGTGCGCTCCACCGAGGTTGTCGGCGAGGCCGTCGCGTCCGCCGCCCGTCCGCCGCGGATCTGGTTGCAGATGAGTACGGCCACCGTCTACACCCACCGCTTCGACGCGTCGAACGACGAGATCACGGGAGTCGTGGGCGGCGAGGAACCCGGCGTCCCCGACTACTGGGCCTACAGCGTGGAGATCGCCAGGAACTGGGAACGGGCCCAGGAGCGGGCCGACACCCCGCACACCCGCAAGGTCGCCCTGCGCTCCGCCATGGTGATGAGCCCCGACCGCGACGGCGTCTTCGACGTCCTGTCGAGGCTGGCGCGGCTCGGCCTCGGCGGACCGGTCGCGGGCGGCGCCCAGTACGTCTCCTGGATCCACGACCGCGACTTCGTCCGCGCGGTCGAGTTCCTGATCGACCACGAGGAGCTCACCGGCCCGGTGAACCTCGCCGCTCCCACGCCCGTGCCGCAGCGCGCCTTCATGCGGGCACTGCGCTCCGCGTGGGGAGTCCCGGTGGGCCTGCCCGCGACGAAGTGGATGGCGAAGATCGGCGCTCTCGCGCTGCGGTCGGACACCGAACTGCTGCTCAAGAGCCGCCGGGTCGTGCCCCGCCGGCTGCTCGACGCCGGCTTCGTCTTCGATCACGCGGCGTGGCCGGAAGCGGCCGCGGACCTGGTGCGGCGGGCACGCGGCAGGTCCGGAGCGCACGACCGGCGGCTCGCGCCGACCGGATCCGGCTCACTTCGACGCCGGGCGTGA
- a CDS encoding ROK family protein, which yields MHTDLVAALDIGGTKIAGALVDGHGRLQARAQRATPAREDGETVMRAVEEVLAELSASPLWGRAVALGIGSAGPVDASTGTVSPVNVPGWRDYPLVERVRAAAGGLPVELIGDGVAITAAEHWQGAARGHDNALCMVVSTGVGGGLVLNGRLHPGPTGNAGHIGHISVDLDGDPCPCGARGCVERIASGPNIARRAVENGWVPGPDGDTSAAAVAAAARAGDPVAVASFERAAQALAAGIAATATLVEIDIAVVGGGVGKAGDVLFAPLRKALSDYATLSFVRRLAVVPAQMGTDAGLVGAAAAALARRADREDPAAAGV from the coding sequence ATGCACACCGACCTCGTGGCCGCTCTCGACATCGGCGGCACCAAGATCGCCGGAGCGCTGGTGGACGGCCACGGCCGGCTCCAGGCCCGCGCACAGCGTGCCACGCCCGCCCGGGAGGACGGCGAGACCGTCATGCGGGCCGTCGAGGAGGTCCTCGCCGAGCTGTCCGCGTCGCCGCTGTGGGGACGTGCCGTCGCCCTCGGCATCGGCAGCGCCGGCCCCGTGGACGCCTCCACGGGCACGGTGAGTCCGGTGAACGTGCCCGGCTGGCGCGACTACCCCCTCGTCGAGCGGGTGCGGGCGGCGGCCGGCGGGCTGCCCGTGGAGCTGATCGGCGACGGTGTCGCGATCACGGCCGCCGAGCACTGGCAGGGCGCCGCCCGGGGCCACGACAACGCGCTGTGCATGGTCGTCTCGACGGGGGTCGGCGGCGGGCTGGTCCTGAACGGCCGTCTGCATCCCGGCCCCACCGGCAACGCGGGGCACATCGGCCACATCAGCGTCGATCTCGACGGGGACCCCTGCCCGTGCGGCGCGCGCGGGTGCGTGGAGCGCATCGCCAGCGGCCCCAACATCGCCCGCAGGGCGGTCGAGAACGGCTGGGTGCCCGGTCCGGACGGTGACACCTCCGCCGCCGCCGTGGCCGCCGCGGCCCGGGCCGGCGATCCGGTCGCCGTGGCCTCCTTCGAGCGGGCGGCCCAGGCGCTGGCCGCGGGTATCGCGGCCACCGCGACCCTCGTCGAGATCGACATCGCGGTCGTCGGCGGCGGCGTGGGCAAGGCGGGCGACGTCCTGTTCGCACCGCTGCGCAAGGCGCTGAGCGACTACGCGACCCTGTCCTTCGTCCGGCGTCTGGCCGTCGTGCCCGCGCAGATGGGCACGGACGCGGGTCTGGTCGGGGCGGCCGCGGCGGCACTCGCCCGGCGCGCGGACCGGGAGGACCCGGCTGCGGCAGGGGTCTGA
- a CDS encoding LacI family DNA-binding transcriptional regulator, translated as MPDTERRADRLPGNRYGNRPTMKDVAARAGVGLKTVSRVVNGEPGVTPETERRVQEAIDALGFRRNDSARVLRKGRTASIGLVLEDLADPFYGPLSRAVEEVARAHGALLINGSSAEDPEREQELVLALCARRVDGLVVIPAGDDHRYLEPELKAGVATVFVDRPAGQIDADCVVSDNYGGARDGVAHLIAHGHRRIGFIGDMPRIHTAAERLRGYRAAMEDAGIPVEDSWMSLGVTDPERVRRAAEEMLSGPAPVTAVFAGNNRVTVTVVRVLAEQTRPVALVGFDDIELADLLRPGVTVVAQDAATIGRTAADRLFRQLDGTLLTPERIELPTRLITRGSGELPPAD; from the coding sequence GTGCCCGACACCGAACGCCGAGCAGACCGCCTCCCCGGGAACCGCTACGGCAACCGTCCGACCATGAAGGACGTGGCCGCCCGAGCCGGAGTCGGACTGAAGACGGTCTCGCGGGTGGTCAACGGCGAGCCGGGCGTGACCCCGGAGACCGAGCGCCGGGTGCAGGAGGCCATCGACGCGCTCGGCTTCCGCCGCAACGACAGCGCGCGGGTGCTGCGCAAGGGCCGCACGGCCAGCATCGGCCTGGTCCTGGAGGATCTCGCCGACCCGTTCTACGGCCCGCTCAGCCGCGCGGTCGAGGAGGTGGCCCGGGCCCACGGCGCGCTGCTCATCAACGGCTCCAGCGCGGAGGACCCCGAGCGCGAGCAGGAGCTGGTGCTGGCGTTGTGCGCGCGGCGGGTGGACGGTCTGGTCGTCATCCCGGCCGGTGACGACCACCGGTATCTGGAGCCGGAGCTGAAGGCGGGCGTGGCGACCGTGTTCGTGGACCGTCCGGCCGGCCAGATCGACGCCGACTGCGTGGTCTCCGACAACTACGGCGGCGCCCGCGACGGTGTCGCCCACCTCATCGCCCACGGCCACCGGCGCATCGGCTTCATCGGCGACATGCCCCGCATCCACACCGCGGCCGAGCGCCTGCGCGGCTACCGGGCGGCCATGGAGGACGCGGGCATACCGGTGGAGGACTCCTGGATGTCCCTGGGCGTGACCGATCCCGAGCGGGTGCGCCGGGCGGCCGAGGAGATGCTGTCCGGTCCCGCCCCCGTCACCGCGGTCTTCGCGGGCAACAACCGGGTGACGGTCACCGTGGTCCGTGTCCTCGCCGAACAGACCCGCCCCGTGGCCCTCGTCGGCTTCGACGACATCGAGCTGGCCGACCTGCTCCGGCCCGGCGTCACCGTCGTCGCCCAGGACGCGGCGACCATCGGCCGCACCGCCGCCGACCGCCTCTTCCGCCAGCTCGACGGCACGCTCCTCACACCGGAGCGGATCGAACTGCCGACCCGCCTGATCACCCGCGGCTCGGGCGAGCTGCCGCCGGCGGACTGA
- a CDS encoding serine/threonine-protein kinase, translating to MPSGEYGQTEEAGRLLAGRYRVLAQLGRGGMGVVWRATDEVLGREVAVKELRTYTDADGPELAGLRLRMQREARAAARVRHPGVVAVHDVTEVDGRPLIVMELVDGPSLDDVLRERGPLDPREAAGIGAKVLDALAAAHRAGVLHRDVKPGNILLDRSGRVVLTDFGIATMEDPGDGSATHLTRSGELVGSLDYLAPERAQGADPGPASDIWALGATLYAAVEGSSPFRRTSTFSTLTAIVGEPLPEPRRAGHLGPVLQRLLDKRPEGRPGAEEARALLQSVADTTGTDLPTTTLRGPVTERPAPAPPTPGSGPAGPRTGTGGAGQDTAGPSGSGLTSGATPGQGTAAAQAFGPAGQGTPSAQGFEAHGQGTPGHGTPAHGTPGQGTPTHSSTPTHSSTPGTPPQGAPDHNLPAPHGPGAPGVFGPPAQSAPAGSAGHGYGGVPSAAPGPGSAATGRLTVSGADRPARRKGRALLAAAAVTVVLAAAGVTVSLVGDSGDAEAGTPAEAGETSKGATASTPDPTGSPGSASPEPTAPGDKKAPSAGSTPSKEKENGTSSSGGGEAEPSPTKTSGGGTTGGGGTTGGGSGDGGTTGGSSGGGGGEPTPAPACVSLGGGKYNCEVWRTAKSYTASGTEVGVLNAGTNYFYCQANLGRRETYGEWTNVWWAKTDDDRGNTGVYVSDVYIKGGDNDAPIPGLPVC from the coding sequence GTGCCATCGGGGGAGTACGGACAGACGGAGGAGGCCGGCCGACTGCTGGCCGGGCGCTATCGCGTCCTGGCCCAGCTCGGGCGCGGCGGCATGGGCGTGGTCTGGCGGGCCACCGACGAGGTCCTCGGCCGCGAGGTCGCGGTCAAGGAACTGCGCACCTACACCGACGCGGACGGCCCCGAACTCGCCGGCCTGCGGCTGCGCATGCAGCGCGAGGCCCGCGCGGCGGCCCGGGTGCGCCACCCCGGAGTCGTGGCCGTGCACGACGTGACCGAGGTCGACGGCCGCCCTCTGATCGTCATGGAACTGGTCGACGGCCCCTCCCTGGACGACGTCCTGCGCGAGCGCGGCCCCCTCGACCCGCGCGAGGCGGCGGGCATCGGCGCCAAGGTCCTGGACGCGCTGGCCGCCGCGCACCGCGCCGGCGTCCTGCACCGCGACGTGAAGCCCGGCAACATCCTGCTCGACCGCTCGGGCCGGGTCGTCCTCACCGACTTCGGCATAGCCACCATGGAGGATCCGGGCGACGGCTCGGCCACCCACCTCACCCGCAGCGGCGAACTCGTCGGCTCCCTGGACTACCTGGCCCCCGAGCGCGCCCAGGGCGCCGACCCGGGCCCCGCCTCCGACATCTGGGCCCTGGGCGCCACGCTCTACGCGGCCGTCGAGGGCTCCTCACCCTTCCGCCGTACGTCGACCTTCTCCACCCTCACCGCGATCGTCGGCGAGCCCCTGCCCGAGCCCCGCCGCGCCGGCCACCTCGGCCCCGTCCTCCAACGCCTCCTCGACAAGCGTCCCGAAGGCCGCCCGGGGGCCGAGGAAGCCCGCGCCCTGCTCCAGTCCGTCGCCGACACGACCGGCACGGACCTCCCTACGACCACACTCCGCGGACCGGTGACCGAGCGCCCCGCCCCGGCACCACCGACACCGGGCTCCGGCCCGGCAGGTCCCCGGACCGGGACCGGGGGAGCAGGACAGGACACCGCGGGCCCGAGCGGGAGTGGACTCACCTCGGGCGCGACACCGGGGCAGGGCACAGCCGCGGCCCAGGCTTTCGGGCCTGCGGGCCAGGGCACGCCGTCGGCACAGGGCTTCGAAGCGCACGGCCAGGGCACGCCAGGGCACGGCACTCCGGCTCATGGCACGCCCGGCCAGGGCACCCCGACTCACAGCAGCACGCCGACTCACAGCAGCACCCCCGGCACCCCACCCCAGGGCGCTCCCGACCACAACCTGCCCGCACCCCACGGGCCCGGCGCGCCCGGAGTGTTCGGGCCGCCGGCCCAGTCCGCTCCCGCCGGATCGGCCGGGCACGGTTACGGGGGCGTGCCCTCGGCCGCCCCGGGTCCCGGCTCCGCGGCCACCGGTCGCCTGACCGTCTCCGGTGCCGACCGCCCCGCCCGGCGCAAGGGCCGTGCCCTGCTCGCCGCCGCTGCCGTGACGGTCGTCCTCGCGGCGGCGGGAGTCACGGTCTCCCTGGTGGGCGATTCCGGCGACGCCGAGGCGGGTACGCCCGCCGAGGCCGGCGAGACGTCCAAGGGGGCGACAGCCTCGACGCCGGACCCCACGGGCAGTCCCGGCTCGGCCTCACCCGAGCCCACCGCTCCGGGCGACAAGAAGGCGCCGTCCGCGGGCAGTACGCCGAGCAAGGAGAAGGAGAACGGGACGTCGTCCTCGGGTGGCGGAGAGGCCGAACCCTCTCCGACCAAGACCTCGGGAGGTGGCACCACCGGAGGCGGCGGCACCACGGGTGGCGGCTCGGGCGACGGCGGCACGACAGGCGGAAGCAGTGGAGGCGGAGGCGGAGAGCCCACGCCCGCTCCCGCCTGCGTGTCCCTCGGCGGCGGCAAGTACAACTGCGAGGTCTGGCGCACCGCCAAGTCCTACACCGCCTCCGGCACCGAGGTCGGCGTCCTCAACGCGGGCACCAACTACTTCTACTGCCAGGCGAACCTCGGCCGCCGCGAGACCTACGGCGAGTGGACCAACGTCTGGTGGGCCAAGACGGACGACGACCGCGGCAACACCGGTGTCTACGTCAGCGACGTCTACATCAAGGGCGGCGACAACGACGCGCCGATCCCGGGACTCCCGGTCTGCTGA
- a CDS encoding DUF6986 family protein: MGQGQQEQVATSLAGTVSEEISASLAPVDAELERRYPGDPGTRQPVHTVYVPGDVFAADTIRSWGDRALAALDEHAPDAESFAAVLGLSDELAEPVYSRVRAKLEREPVEDLRVDFEDGYGPRPDAEEDEAAARAARLIAEAYRDGTAAPYMGIRMKCMEAAVRDRGIRTLDIFLTGLTESGGLPDGLVLTLPKVTYPEQVTAMVRLLEAFEKAQGLERGRIGFEIQIETSQSILATDGTATVARMIQAAEGRATGLHYGTFDYSACLGVSAAHQASDHPAADHAKAIMQVAAAGTGVRVCDGSTNVLPVGPTAKVHDAWRLHYGLTRRALARAYYQGWDMHPGHLPTRYAAVFAFYREGFEQAAGRLARYAGRVGGDVMDEPATAKALSGYLLRGLDCGALDIAEVARLTGLTRADLESFATPRRGDLTISGT; encoded by the coding sequence ATGGGTCAGGGCCAGCAGGAGCAGGTGGCGACGAGCCTCGCGGGCACCGTCAGCGAGGAGATCAGCGCCTCCCTCGCGCCGGTCGACGCCGAACTGGAGCGCCGCTATCCCGGAGATCCCGGCACCCGCCAGCCCGTCCACACCGTCTACGTCCCCGGCGACGTCTTCGCCGCCGACACCATCCGCTCCTGGGGCGACCGGGCGCTCGCCGCCCTCGACGAACACGCCCCCGACGCCGAATCCTTCGCCGCCGTCCTCGGCCTGTCCGACGAACTCGCCGAGCCGGTGTACTCCCGCGTCCGCGCCAAGCTGGAGCGGGAACCCGTCGAGGACCTGCGCGTCGACTTCGAGGACGGCTACGGCCCACGCCCCGACGCCGAGGAGGACGAGGCCGCGGCCCGCGCGGCCCGGCTGATCGCCGAGGCGTACCGGGACGGCACGGCGGCCCCGTACATGGGCATCCGCATGAAGTGCATGGAGGCGGCCGTCCGCGACCGCGGCATCCGCACCCTGGACATCTTCCTCACCGGCCTGACGGAGTCCGGAGGCCTGCCCGACGGGCTCGTGCTGACCCTGCCGAAGGTGACCTACCCCGAGCAGGTCACCGCCATGGTGCGGCTCCTGGAGGCCTTCGAGAAGGCACAAGGTCTGGAGCGGGGCCGGATCGGCTTCGAGATCCAGATCGAGACCAGCCAGTCCATCCTCGCCACCGACGGCACGGCCACGGTCGCCCGCATGATCCAGGCGGCCGAAGGACGCGCCACGGGGCTGCACTACGGCACCTTCGACTACAGCGCCTGCCTCGGCGTCTCCGCCGCCCACCAGGCCAGTGACCACCCCGCCGCCGACCACGCCAAGGCGATCATGCAGGTCGCGGCCGCGGGCACCGGTGTACGCGTCTGCGACGGCTCGACCAACGTCCTCCCGGTCGGCCCCACCGCGAAGGTCCACGACGCCTGGCGCCTGCACTACGGCCTCACCCGCCGCGCCCTGGCCCGCGCCTACTACCAGGGCTGGGACATGCACCCCGGCCACCTCCCCACCCGCTACGCGGCCGTCTTCGCCTTCTACCGCGAGGGCTTCGAACAGGCCGCCGGCCGCCTCGCCCGGTACGCGGGCCGCGTCGGCGGCGACGTCATGGACGAGCCCGCCACCGCCAAGGCGCTCAGCGGCTACCTGCTGCGCGGCCTGGACTGCGGCGCCCTCGACATCGCCGAGGTCGCCCGGCTGACCGGCCTGACCCGCGCCGACCTGGAGAGCTTCGCGACACCGCGCAGGGGCGACCTGACGATCTCCGGGACGTGA
- a CDS encoding endonuclease/exonuclease/phosphatase family protein yields the protein MVNTTSMSRRMGLRSAVAAALTVPLVGAVPASAAKGRSRRLDVMTFNLRFASTTEPNSWTVRRPVMRALFRREAPHVIGTQEGLYQQLRDIHADLGEHYDWIGTGREGGSRDESTAVFYDTRRLAPVEHDTFWLSDTPRVIGSNTWGAKLPRIATWVRFRDLRHAGREFYVLNTHFDHIGQYARVRSAALVAERIAGLDPSLPSVVTGDFNAAAHANDAYDTLLRAGFVDTWDTAAERGRLYATFHGYRPLVPEGDRIDWILTTPGVTTHRASINTFALNGQFPSDHLPVQALLTLG from the coding sequence ATGGTGAACACGACCAGCATGTCGCGCCGCATGGGTCTGCGTTCCGCGGTGGCGGCCGCGCTCACCGTGCCGCTGGTGGGCGCGGTACCGGCCTCGGCGGCCAAGGGGAGGAGCCGCCGTCTGGACGTCATGACGTTCAACCTGCGGTTCGCGAGCACCACCGAGCCCAACAGCTGGACGGTCCGCCGTCCGGTGATGCGTGCGCTGTTCCGCCGCGAGGCCCCTCACGTCATCGGCACCCAGGAGGGCCTCTACCAGCAACTGCGCGACATCCACGCCGATCTCGGCGAGCACTACGACTGGATCGGCACCGGCCGCGAGGGCGGCAGCCGCGACGAGTCCACGGCCGTCTTCTACGACACCCGGCGCCTGGCCCCGGTCGAGCACGACACCTTCTGGCTCTCCGACACGCCCCGGGTGATCGGCTCCAACACCTGGGGGGCCAAGCTCCCCCGCATCGCCACCTGGGTCCGCTTCCGCGATCTGCGCCACGCCGGGCGGGAGTTCTACGTCCTCAACACCCACTTCGACCACATCGGCCAGTACGCCCGGGTACGCTCCGCCGCACTCGTCGCCGAGCGGATCGCGGGGCTGGACCCCTCGTTGCCGTCCGTCGTGACCGGCGACTTCAACGCGGCGGCCCATGCCAACGATGCCTACGACACGCTCCTGCGCGCCGGGTTCGTCGACACGTGGGACACGGCGGCCGAGCGCGGCAGGCTCTACGCCACCTTCCACGGCTACCGGCCGCTGGTCCCGGAGGGAGACCGCATCGACTGGATCCTCACCACGCCGGGCGTCACGACCCACCGGGCGTCGATCAACACCTTCGCCCTGAACGGCCAGTTCCCCAGCGACCACCTGCCGGTGCAGGCCTTACTCACCCTGGGATGA
- a CDS encoding electron transfer flavoprotein subunit alpha/FixB family protein, whose product MAEVLVYVDHVDGAVRKPTLELLTLARRIGEPVAVALGAGAADTAAVLGEHGAVKVLTHDASEYTDYLVVPKVDALQAAVAAVSPAAVLVPSSAEGKEIAARLALRIGSGIITDAVDLESGDEGPVATQSVFAASFSTKSRVSKGTPVITVKPNSAAVEAAPATPAVEALEVSFSAQATGTKVTARTPRESTGRPELTEAAIVVSGGRGVNGAENFAIIEALADSLGAAVGASRAAVDAGWYPHTNQVGQTGKSVSPQLYIANGISGAIQHRAGMQTSKTIVAVNKDAEAPIFDLVDYGVVGDLFDVVPALTEEIKTRKG is encoded by the coding sequence ATGGCTGAAGTTCTCGTCTACGTCGACCACGTGGACGGTGCCGTCCGCAAGCCCACCCTGGAGCTGCTGACCCTGGCCCGCCGCATCGGCGAGCCGGTCGCCGTCGCGCTGGGTGCCGGCGCCGCCGACACCGCCGCCGTCCTCGGCGAGCACGGCGCGGTCAAGGTCCTGACCCACGACGCCTCCGAGTACACCGACTACCTGGTGGTACCGAAGGTCGACGCGCTCCAGGCCGCCGTCGCCGCCGTCTCCCCGGCCGCCGTGCTGGTCCCCTCCTCCGCCGAGGGCAAGGAGATCGCCGCCCGCCTCGCGCTGCGCATCGGTTCCGGCATCATCACCGACGCCGTCGACCTGGAGTCCGGCGACGAGGGCCCGGTCGCGACCCAGTCGGTGTTCGCCGCCTCCTTCAGCACCAAGTCCCGTGTCTCCAAGGGCACCCCGGTCATCACCGTCAAGCCCAACAGCGCGGCTGTCGAGGCCGCCCCGGCCACCCCGGCCGTCGAGGCGCTGGAGGTGTCCTTCTCCGCGCAGGCCACCGGCACCAAGGTCACCGCGCGCACCCCGCGTGAGTCGACCGGGCGTCCGGAGCTGACCGAGGCCGCGATCGTGGTCTCCGGCGGCCGTGGCGTCAACGGCGCCGAGAACTTCGCGATCATCGAGGCGCTCGCCGACTCCCTCGGCGCGGCCGTGGGTGCCTCGCGTGCCGCGGTGGACGCCGGCTGGTACCCGCACACCAACCAGGTCGGCCAGACCGGCAAGTCGGTCTCGCCGCAGCTGTACATCGCCAACGGCATCTCCGGCGCCATCCAGCACCGCGCCGGTATGCAGACCTCGAAGACCATCGTGGCGGTCAACAAGGACGCCGAGGCCCCGATCTTCGACCTGGTCGACTACGGCGTGGTCGGCGACCTCTTCGACGTCGTCCCCGCCCTCACCGAGGAGATCAAGACCCGCAAGGGCTGA